One Trichoderma atroviride chromosome 7, complete sequence DNA segment encodes these proteins:
- a CDS encoding uncharacterized protein (EggNog:ENOG41~TransMembrane:9 (i78-104o116-136i143-163o169-195i207-225o237-257i300-318o338-360i372-391o)): MATESNEAAYLPPPSVKDLGEGDGDVEHVEKDIKTVVAAVTDRPVHEMYLEALERYPNDEAIDQAAEKRLLRKLDMRILPLLGICYFFYYVDKTTLSYAAIFGIKKDLNLVGDDYSWLSSSFYFGWLIWAIPSNLLMQRSPPAYYLAFNIFMWGALLMCQAAVKNLQSLLALRILSGAFEAIADPAFMLITSMYYTRAEQPSRISAWYAFNGVGVAGGGLIGYGIGQIKGMLPSWRYEFIIVGAFCAAWGICLFICLPNSPRTIWGFTHDEKLIMIARMRRNQTGVEQNRINWKQIKEAYLDYKTWLFTLLGFVSNIPNGGISNFSTLVIQGLHFDTLHTALLGIPQGVLVVIWIGLGALANRFMPNNCRTLVCALFMLPTIAGALGFLLAPNDAYVGRLICL; the protein is encoded by the exons ATGGCCACCGAATCCAATGAAGCGGCCTATCTGCCTCCCCCTTCTGTGAAGGATCTGGGCGagggagatggcgatgtcgAACATGTGGAGAAGGACATCAAGACGGTTGTGGCCGCGGTCACGGACCGTCCAGTCCACGAGATGTATCTGGAGGCCCTGGAGCGGTATCCCAACGACGAGGCGATTGACCAGGCGGCGGAGAAGCGATTGTTGCGCAAGCTCGACATGCGAATTCTGCCGTTGCTGGGCATCTGCTATTTCTTCTAT TACGTCGACAAAACCACGCTCTCGTAcgccgccatcttcggcATCAAAAAGGACCTCAACCTCGTGGGCGACGACTACTCATGGCTGTCGAGCAGCTTTTACTTTGGCTGGCTGATCTGGGCCATCCCGTCCAACCTCCTCATGCAGCGCAGCCCGCCCGCCTATTACCTGGCcttcaacatcttcatgTGGGGCGCGCTGCTCATGTGCCAGGCCGCGGTGAAGAATCTGCAATCCCTGCTGGCCCTTCGGATTCTGTCTGGGGCCTTTGAGGCAATTGCCGACCCGGCCTTTATGCTCATCACGTCCATGTACTACACGCGGGCGGAGCAGCCGTCGCGGATATCTGCGTGGTATGCGTTTAATGGAGTCGGTGTTGCTGGGGGTGGTCTTATTG GATACGGCATCGGCCAAATCAAGGGAATGCTGCCGTCATGGCGCTACGAGTTCATCATTGTCGGTGCCTTTTGCGCCGCTTGGGGAatctgcctcttcatctgcctGCCCAACTCGCCTCGAACCATCTGGGGCTTTACGCATgacgagaagctcatcatgATTGCGCGGATGAGACGCAACCAGACGGGCGTGGAGCAGAACAGAATCAACTGGAAACAGATCAAGGAGGCCTATCTGGACTACAAGACCTGGCTCTTCACGCTGCTTGGCTTCGTGTCCAATATCCCGAATGGCGGTATTTCCAACTTTTCGACTCTAGTCATCCAGGGCCTGCATTTTGATACGCTGCATACGGCTCTGTTGGGCATTCCGCAGGGTgtgctggtggtgatttGGATTGGGCTGGGTGCCTTGGCGAATAGGTTTATGCCAAATAACTGCCGGACGCTTGTCTGTGCGCTGTTTATGCTGCCCACAATTGCTGGAGCCCTGGGGTTCTTGCTTGCTCCAAACGATGCATATGTGGGGAGACTGATTTGCTTGTAA
- a CDS encoding uncharacterized protein (EggNog:ENOG41~TransMembrane:12 (i78-104o116-136i143-163o169-195i207-225o237-257i300-318o338-360i372-391o397-420i432-452o464-485i)), whose product MATESNEAAYLPPPSVKDLGEGDGDVEHVEKDIKTVVAAVTDRPVHEMYLEALERYPNDEAIDQAAEKRLLRKLDMRILPLLGICYFFYYVDKTTLSYAAIFGIKKDLNLVGDDYSWLSSSFYFGWLIWAIPSNLLMQRSPPAYYLAFNIFMWGALLMCQAAVKNLQSLLALRILSGAFEAIADPAFMLITSMYYTRAEQPSRISAWYAFNGVGVAGGGLIGYGIGQIKGMLPSWRYEFIIVGAFCAAWGICLFICLPNSPRTIWGFTHDEKLIMIARMRRNQTGVEQNRINWKQIKEAYLDYKTWLFTLLGFVSNIPNGGISNFSTLVIQGLHFDTLHTALLGIPQGVLVVIWIGLGALANRFMPNNCRTLVCALFMLPTIAGALGFLLAPNDAYVGRLICFYLTGSYQASFVISLSLITSNTGGQSKKMIVSGMIWFGACIGNIAGPFFYKANQAPSYHLGIGSLLVANCIELALFFVFRYAFIWENKQKEKLRAELEDRGELIAGELNATAFVDLTDKENPNFVYVY is encoded by the exons ATGGCCACCGAATCCAATGAAGCGGCCTATCTGCCTCCCCCTTCTGTGAAGGATCTGGGCGagggagatggcgatgtcgAACATGTGGAGAAGGACATCAAGACGGTTGTGGCCGCGGTCACGGACCGTCCAGTCCACGAGATGTATCTGGAGGCCCTGGAGCGGTATCCCAACGACGAGGCGATTGACCAGGCGGCGGAGAAGCGATTGTTGCGCAAGCTCGACATGCGAATTCTGCCGTTGCTGGGCATCTGCTATTTCTTCTAT TACGTCGACAAAACCACGCTCTCGTAcgccgccatcttcggcATCAAAAAGGACCTCAACCTCGTGGGCGACGACTACTCATGGCTGTCGAGCAGCTTTTACTTTGGCTGGCTGATCTGGGCCATCCCGTCCAACCTCCTCATGCAGCGCAGCCCGCCCGCCTATTACCTGGCcttcaacatcttcatgTGGGGCGCGCTGCTCATGTGCCAGGCCGCGGTGAAGAATCTGCAATCCCTGCTGGCCCTTCGGATTCTGTCTGGGGCCTTTGAGGCAATTGCCGACCCGGCCTTTATGCTCATCACGTCCATGTACTACACGCGGGCGGAGCAGCCGTCGCGGATATCTGCGTGGTATGCGTTTAATGGAGTCGGTGTTGCTGGGGGTGGTCTTATTG GATACGGCATCGGCCAAATCAAGGGAATGCTGCCGTCATGGCGCTACGAGTTCATCATTGTCGGTGCCTTTTGCGCCGCTTGGGGAatctgcctcttcatctgcctGCCCAACTCGCCTCGAACCATCTGGGGCTTTACGCATgacgagaagctcatcatgATTGCGCGGATGAGACGCAACCAGACGGGCGTGGAGCAGAACAGAATCAACTGGAAACAGATCAAGGAGGCCTATCTGGACTACAAGACCTGGCTCTTCACGCTGCTTGGCTTCGTGTCCAATATCCCGAATGGCGGTATTTCCAACTTTTCGACTCTAGTCATCCAGGGCCTGCATTTTGATACGCTGCATACGGCTCTGTTGGGCATTCCGCAGGGTgtgctggtggtgatttGGATTGGGCTGGGTGCCTTGGCGAATAGGTTTATGCCAAATAACTGCCGGACGCTTGTCTGTGCGCTGTTTATGCTGCCCACAATTGCTGGAGCCCTGGGGTTCTTGCTTGCTCCAAACGATGCATATGTGGGGAGACTGATTTGCTT CTACTTGACCGGCTCATACCAAGCCTCATTCgtcatttctctctctctcatcaccTCAAACACCGGTGGGCagtcgaagaagatgattgtcTCGGGCATGATCTGGTTCGGTGCCTGCATCGGCAACATTGCCGGTCCCTTCTTCTACAAGGCCAACCAGGCGCCGTCATATCATCTTGGGATTGGCTCTCTCCTCGTTGCCAACTGCATCGAACTGGCGCTCTTCTTTGTGTTCCGCTACGCCTTTATATGGGAGAATAAGCAAAAGGAGAAGCTTCGAGCGGAGCTGGAAGATCGCGGGGAGCTTATTGCTGGCGAGCTGAATGCCACGGCGTTTGTTGACTTGACGGATAAGGAGAATCCGAATTTTGTGTATGTTTACTGA